One Brevibacillus choshinensis genomic window carries:
- a CDS encoding DEAD/DEAH box helicase codes for MKMKKSMTEILDSFRQDERFLSNIAHWRTIPAREAKTVPFPSQLDVRIRGALEKRGISSLYTHQETSFRHVREGKSIVAVTPTASGKSMCYHLPIIQTLSEDSQARALYLFPTKALAQDQKSELHELITEMGLSIKSETYDGDTPANIRQMVRKAGNIVITNPDMLHSAILPHHTKWVSFFEHLKYVVIDELHTYRGVFGSHVANVIRRLKRICAFYGSHPQFICTSATIANPKELAEQLTEERMELVDNNGAPAGIKHFLFYNPPVVNRQLNIRRSATLEARDITEQFLVNGIQTILFARSRVRVEILLTYLQELIKRKLGPKTIQGYRGGYLPSQRREIERGLRNGDIMGVVSTNALELGVDIGQLQACVITGYPGSVASTWQQAGRAGRRQGESVVVMVGSSTPLDQYVISHPEYFFDRSPETARINPDNLIILVDHLKCAAYELPFREGDQFGSAEIVEILEFLTEEQVLHHSKGKWFWMNDSFPAHNISLRSASQENVVIIDISERGNERVIGEMDRFSSMTLLHEEAIYLHQGTQYQVEKLDYEEKKAYVREVSVDYYTDANLAVQLKVLEQDQYRREGQSSFAYGEVSVHAMATIFKKIKFETHENIGSGPIHLPEEELHTNAAWIAFSDTLLAEIGTEDVERGLVGLAHVLQHVAPLFVMCDPMDLHVIPQRKAVHSQEPTIFLYDRYPGGIGLSEQVYKEMRTILSQAERMIVSCPCETGCPSCVGATDDGSKELALTLLRVAQGGSAYVS; via the coding sequence ATGAAAATGAAAAAAAGCATGACCGAGATTCTCGATAGCTTTCGGCAGGATGAGCGATTCCTGTCCAATATCGCGCACTGGAGAACAATCCCGGCGCGAGAGGCCAAAACGGTGCCTTTTCCTAGCCAGCTGGATGTACGAATCCGAGGAGCCCTTGAAAAGCGGGGCATTTCTTCTTTATATACGCATCAGGAAACTTCCTTTCGCCATGTGCGCGAAGGCAAAAGCATCGTGGCAGTGACCCCGACCGCATCGGGAAAAAGCATGTGCTATCACTTGCCGATCATCCAGACCTTGTCGGAGGATTCACAGGCGCGGGCGCTTTATTTGTTTCCGACCAAAGCGCTGGCACAGGATCAAAAGAGCGAGCTGCACGAGCTGATCACCGAGATGGGGCTGTCCATCAAATCAGAGACGTACGATGGAGACACGCCAGCCAACATCCGGCAGATGGTGCGCAAGGCAGGGAATATCGTCATTACCAATCCCGATATGCTGCACTCGGCCATCCTGCCTCACCACACCAAGTGGGTATCCTTTTTTGAGCATCTGAAATACGTCGTCATTGACGAGCTGCATACATACCGCGGCGTGTTCGGCAGTCACGTCGCCAATGTCATTCGCCGCCTGAAGCGGATTTGTGCCTTTTATGGCAGCCATCCCCAGTTTATTTGCACGTCCGCCACGATCGCGAATCCCAAGGAGCTCGCGGAGCAGCTGACGGAAGAGCGGATGGAGCTGGTGGACAACAACGGTGCCCCAGCTGGCATCAAGCATTTTCTGTTCTACAATCCGCCGGTAGTCAATCGCCAGCTGAACATCAGGCGCAGTGCCACATTGGAAGCTCGCGACATTACCGAGCAGTTTCTCGTGAATGGCATCCAGACGATTCTGTTTGCCCGCAGCCGCGTCCGCGTGGAGATCCTGCTCACGTACCTGCAGGAATTGATCAAGAGAAAGCTCGGCCCCAAGACGATTCAGGGCTATCGCGGCGGGTATCTGCCAAGCCAGCGCAGGGAAATCGAGCGGGGCTTGCGCAATGGCGACATCATGGGGGTCGTCAGCACGAATGCCCTGGAGCTGGGAGTCGATATCGGGCAGCTGCAAGCCTGTGTGATCACCGGCTACCCAGGATCGGTCGCCAGCACATGGCAGCAGGCAGGCCGGGCGGGAAGAAGGCAGGGCGAGTCTGTCGTCGTCATGGTCGGCAGCTCTACGCCGCTCGATCAGTACGTCATTTCTCACCCGGAGTACTTCTTTGACCGAAGTCCGGAGACAGCAAGGATCAACCCGGACAATCTGATCATCCTCGTCGATCACTTGAAGTGCGCCGCGTACGAGCTGCCGTTTCGTGAGGGCGATCAGTTCGGCAGCGCGGAGATCGTGGAGATTCTGGAATTTTTGACGGAGGAGCAGGTCCTGCATCATTCCAAAGGCAAATGGTTCTGGATGAACGACTCGTTCCCGGCGCACAACATCAGTCTGCGGTCTGCCTCGCAGGAAAATGTAGTCATCATCGACATCAGCGAGCGCGGCAATGAACGGGTCATCGGGGAAATGGACCGGTTCAGCTCGATGACGCTGCTGCACGAGGAAGCAATCTACCTGCACCAAGGGACGCAGTATCAGGTGGAAAAGCTCGACTACGAGGAAAAGAAGGCGTACGTCCGGGAAGTTTCCGTCGATTATTACACGGATGCCAATTTGGCTGTTCAGCTGAAAGTGCTGGAGCAGGACCAATACCGCCGCGAAGGTCAGAGCTCCTTTGCGTACGGGGAGGTGTCCGTCCATGCGATGGCGACGATCTTCAAGAAAATCAAGTTTGAGACCCATGAAAATATCGGCTCCGGTCCGATTCATTTGCCGGAGGAAGAGCTGCACACGAATGCCGCTTGGATCGCCTTTTCGGATACGCTGCTGGCGGAAATCGGGACAGAGGATGTGGAGCGGGGGCTGGTGGGCCTGGCTCATGTGCTCCAGCACGTGGCTCCGCTGTTCGTCATGTGCGACCCGATGGACCTGCATGTCATTCCGCAGCGCAAGGCGGTGCATTCCCAGGAGCCGACGATCTTCTTGTATGACCGCTATCCGGGAGGCATCGGGTTGTCTGAACAGGTCTACAAAGAGATGAGGACGATCCTCTCTCAAGCGGAGCGGATGATCGTCTCGTGCCCATGCGAAACAGGCTGTCCATCTTGTGTCGGAGCGACGGATGACGGCAGCAAGGAGCTGGCGTTGACACTCTTGCGGGTCGCCCAAGGAGGCAGCGCGTATGTCTCTTAA
- a CDS encoding SulP family inorganic anion transporter yields the protein MNIQQLKMDWFSNVRGDVLAGMTVALALIPEAIAFSIIAGVDPMVGLYASFCIAVTIAFAGGRPGMISAATGAMALLMVNLVKEHGLEYLLAATLLTGVIQFFLGVCRIGRFMTFVPHSVVIGFVNALAILIFMAQLPHFAGASWVMYAMVLGTLAIIYVLPRFTKAVPPALVAIIAMTAITIFGGLDLRTVGDMGQITRSLPMFHLPVVPLNWETLLIILPYSFPLALVGILESLMTASILDEMTDTRSDKNREVKGQGIANLINGFFGGMAGCAMIGQSVINVKSGGRGRLSTLVAGVFLLFLIMVLGDIVKQIPMAALVGVMVMVSIGTFDWQSIKNLRKVPVSDSLVMIITVAIVVATHDLAKGVIAGVILSAVIFGWKMARLNSTESLNADGTKEYAISGQLFFGTMTHFVDQFDYLADPEHIRIDLSRSHVWDHSAVTAISKVVVKYQQLGKHVSLVGLNAESQRLVDRIGIFSPSGH from the coding sequence TTGAACATTCAACAACTGAAAATGGATTGGTTCTCCAATGTACGCGGTGACGTATTGGCTGGAATGACCGTGGCCCTGGCTCTGATTCCCGAAGCGATTGCCTTCTCGATTATTGCCGGTGTGGATCCCATGGTCGGACTGTACGCTTCCTTCTGCATTGCTGTGACGATTGCCTTCGCTGGCGGAAGACCCGGAATGATTTCGGCGGCGACGGGTGCCATGGCTTTGCTGATGGTCAACCTCGTGAAAGAGCACGGCTTGGAGTACCTGCTTGCAGCCACCTTGCTGACGGGGGTCATTCAGTTCTTTCTGGGAGTTTGCAGGATCGGGAGGTTCATGACCTTTGTTCCCCATTCCGTCGTGATCGGATTTGTCAATGCATTGGCAATCCTTATCTTCATGGCGCAATTGCCGCATTTTGCTGGAGCATCCTGGGTGATGTACGCGATGGTGCTAGGAACACTCGCGATCATTTACGTTCTTCCACGCTTTACAAAAGCAGTTCCTCCTGCATTGGTAGCCATTATCGCGATGACAGCTATCACAATATTTGGCGGTCTGGATTTGCGCACGGTGGGTGACATGGGGCAAATCACGCGCAGCCTGCCGATGTTCCATCTGCCTGTCGTTCCTTTGAATTGGGAAACCCTGTTGATTATTTTGCCGTACTCGTTTCCTCTGGCGCTCGTCGGGATTCTCGAATCACTGATGACCGCTTCGATCCTGGATGAAATGACCGATACCCGAAGCGATAAAAACCGTGAAGTCAAAGGACAGGGCATCGCCAATCTGATCAACGGCTTCTTTGGAGGCATGGCTGGTTGCGCCATGATCGGCCAATCCGTCATCAACGTCAAGTCCGGCGGCCGCGGTCGTTTGTCTACCCTCGTCGCTGGCGTCTTCCTGCTGTTTTTGATCATGGTCTTGGGCGATATCGTGAAGCAGATTCCGATGGCTGCACTCGTCGGCGTCATGGTGATGGTCTCCATCGGCACCTTCGATTGGCAGTCCATCAAAAATTTGCGCAAGGTGCCAGTGAGCGACTCTCTCGTGATGATCATTACCGTAGCCATCGTCGTCGCTACCCATGACTTGGCGAAAGGTGTCATTGCCGGCGTCATTTTGAGCGCTGTCATCTTCGGCTGGAAAATGGCTCGTCTCAATTCCACTGAAAGCCTTAATGCCGACGGGACAAAAGAATACGCCATCTCAGGCCAGCTGTTCTTTGGCACGATGACCCATTTCGTCGATCAATTCGATTATCTGGCAGATCCCGAACACATCCGGATCGATTTGAGCCGCTCGCACGTCTGGGACCATTCTGCAGTGACGGCGATCTCCAAAGTCGTGGTCAAATATCAACAGCTTGGCAAACACGTATCCCTAGTAGGATTGAATGCAGAAAGTCAGAGGTTGGTGGACCGCATTGGCATTTTCTCTCCATCTGGTCACTGA
- a CDS encoding MarR family winged helix-turn-helix transcriptional regulator, translating into MNELLQYAFRIRAAMNKMQRDISIEMQKQHGVDLTRPQCYLLSLISTEEPCKITSLAKKLGVRPSTISTMINRLVDDGYVSREYGHNDRRNVLVSITARGSEVLKRDVENYGKVLQQFIGALEADELETFTRTFEKISSIHELRS; encoded by the coding sequence ATGAACGAATTGCTTCAGTATGCTTTTCGTATTCGCGCTGCCATGAACAAAATGCAACGGGATATTTCCATAGAGATGCAAAAACAGCACGGTGTCGATTTGACTCGGCCCCAGTGTTACTTGCTCTCCCTCATTTCCACGGAAGAGCCGTGCAAAATAACCAGCCTCGCGAAGAAACTGGGAGTGCGGCCTAGCACCATATCCACGATGATCAATCGACTCGTCGATGACGGCTATGTCTCCCGCGAGTACGGCCATAACGATCGGCGCAATGTGCTGGTATCCATCACCGCTCGCGGCAGTGAAGTGCTCAAGAGAGATGTAGAAAATTACGGCAAAGTCCTGCAGCAATTTATCGGTGCTTTGGAAGCGGATGAATTGGAAACGTTTACGCGGACATTTGAGAAAATTTCTTCCATTCACGAGTTGAGGTCATAG
- a CDS encoding iron-containing alcohol dehydrogenase — protein sequence MKAYSYFCSTRIEMGKGKAKELPSLLKAMEIGSSVLLVSDPGVIRAGLVAPIQSALQEAGFRVTLFDGLSQNPRDTECLAGAAAFRDAAADAVVAIGGGSAMDTGKTIALCGPNGGTPADYADGRLSYTNIAPIICVPTTAGTGSEVTRSAVITESTTHRKMTLKHANLRPTLAVLDPVLTYSVPQAVTAATGVDALVHAIEGYTCKVTNPISQALGARAMETIVRALPAAYANGQDEEARHAMLEGSLMAGLCFGSADVAAVHCLAEALGGLYDTPHGIANSVFLPYVLKFNAAENKPMHARLARFMGFAVDADSDDQAIDKLIGGIAALTESLNIPKLRDLPGIKVEDFPRIVELSMKNGSTPSNVRTVTAEDYLAILEEAYGA from the coding sequence ATGAAAGCATACAGCTATTTTTGCTCGACACGCATCGAAATGGGGAAGGGGAAAGCGAAAGAGCTGCCGTCCCTGTTGAAAGCGATGGAGATCGGGTCCTCGGTTCTGTTGGTCAGCGATCCTGGCGTGATCCGTGCCGGACTGGTGGCCCCCATTCAATCTGCGCTGCAGGAAGCGGGCTTTCGCGTGACGCTGTTTGATGGACTCAGTCAGAACCCTCGCGATACGGAATGTCTGGCAGGCGCCGCTGCGTTTCGCGATGCTGCCGCCGATGCCGTGGTCGCTATCGGTGGAGGAAGCGCCATGGATACGGGGAAAACCATCGCGCTGTGCGGACCAAATGGCGGGACGCCTGCCGATTACGCGGACGGCCGCCTCTCTTATACGAATATTGCGCCGATCATCTGCGTACCGACTACAGCGGGTACGGGCTCCGAGGTGACACGTTCAGCGGTCATTACAGAATCGACTACCCATCGGAAAATGACATTGAAGCATGCGAATTTGCGTCCAACGCTGGCTGTGCTCGACCCCGTTTTGACGTACAGCGTGCCGCAGGCGGTTACGGCGGCTACGGGGGTCGATGCTTTGGTGCACGCAATTGAAGGGTACACGTGCAAAGTGACCAATCCGATCTCGCAAGCGCTCGGTGCAAGGGCGATGGAGACGATTGTGCGGGCACTTCCTGCGGCGTATGCAAATGGACAGGATGAGGAAGCCCGGCATGCGATGCTGGAGGGCAGCCTGATGGCAGGACTGTGCTTTGGATCGGCGGACGTAGCGGCTGTTCATTGTCTGGCGGAAGCGCTGGGAGGCTTGTACGATACCCCGCATGGCATTGCCAACTCGGTATTTCTGCCCTATGTACTCAAATTCAACGCGGCAGAAAACAAGCCGATGCACGCGAGGCTTGCAAGGTTTATGGGGTTTGCCGTCGATGCAGATTCAGACGATCAGGCCATCGACAAACTGATTGGGGGAATTGCGGCTTTGACTGAGAGCCTGAACATTCCCAAGCTCAGGGATCTGCCCGGGATCAAGGTAGAGGATTTCCCGCGGATCGTGGAGCTGTCCATGAAAAACGGATCCACGCCTAGCAATGTCCGTACGGTTACGGCAGAGGACTACCTCGCCATTCTGGAGGAAGCGTACGGCGCTTGA